One Lytechinus pictus isolate F3 Inbred chromosome 11, Lp3.0, whole genome shotgun sequence genomic window, tattcaatcatttaaaaatcaatatacaaatcatacaTTAATGTACAATATAGTTTAAATGATTAGGGTGCCcctaaaagcaaaagcttgaTGAGTGGGACACCcaatacataatatataaacgtacataaaagtgaaaaagtgACTATTATAAATACGaacaatacataagaaataagaCAGTAAACctacaggggaggggggggggtcaggaaAAGGGTGTGGAAATGAATTATGTGATTAATTGGCATACATAAATACAAGTGAACTTTtgagttttgttttaaatgcaGTAACATTTGTGCTAGACCTTGTTCATTAATTGAAATTACATATTTGGAGATCTGCATATTTGACTATGATGCATTCCTGGTAGTAGCCATATTTATTCCATATGTGTgcaggcagagagagagagcaaaagaatatataacaacaaaaataccaatttatttatataatattaagTTTATTGTCAAGATGTTCAGAAATTTGTTAAAAATCAGTTCATGCTGTTTAAAAAAGTGAAGGTAATATCATGCATAAGATGCTGATTTGTATGAAAATAAGGAGtatatttttgttgaaaatttattCCTTCCAAACCGCTTTTCTTACGATGTTTCATCTCTCATTTGTAATCATAGATTTACCGAGATGCCCACCAATAATTTCATCGAGAGTTCTTTCTGGAACTTCGATGCTCTCTTCCAACCCCAACAACATCCAGCAAGAGATAGCCATGATACATTCTTTATCAAAggtaatcttttttttaatgtctgcctgtttttttgtctgtttatttatctgtctgtctatctatctatatatctagcTTTTTCTCTCTTCCAATCTCAGCAACATTCAGCTAGAGATAGTCAGTCTATATGTCCTCCATCTATCTATCAAGCTTTCTTTCTCCTAATCTCAGCAACATCCAGCTAGAGATAACCATGATACAGTGTTTATCAAAGGTAATCATTTGTAGTAACTGTAACACCCATGTGAAAATCCTAGGTCCATCAAACTTGAAAATCATTAAGTACATCTGCTTAAGGTCAATTACATGACATAACAGACAtcctgaaataatttgtctctGGTTCCTAGTTGAAATTAAAAGTTTTTATGctcaaaaatacaaattatcatGACTTTAGCACTTCAAGTGAAAAGGGAAATGGAGGTCAGacttaccaattttttttaattattttatggaattaccCCATTGCATTGCACAGGCAAGGTATAGTATCTACAGGCAGAGGTGTATATAGAAATCCTATGCCTAAAGCTTTTGACCCTTCAGAGCCCTGAAGTAGGTATATTCGGTAGATAGCTGTTAATATTCCATGTTTTATTTGTTGGCAGATCCTGCTAATGCCACGCAGTTTCCCATGGACTATCTTGAGAGGGTAAAGACAGTACATTCCAAGGGAGGCTATGGCTCACAGGGGTAGGTCATGTTtagtttaattttgtttttgtttctgtttatggtaactcccataGGAACCCGACAGGACAGCTTTTGGCTGGTAAACGCCAaactggtatataaccaattacataggaaacatttaCGTCTTAAGTTTAAAAATCAGACATAGTGGCTGatgttatagacgacagatattactctcgggtctTTTATTAAATCAAAGTGGACGCAATGGCAGAGcagggattcgaactcacaaccatGCAATTATGAGTCCCATGCTCGAACCACTAAACCACACGAACTAGAACTTGTTGAACTAGATATTAACCTGTTGATTCCTTGAACCAGATGATCCCTGTTCAATACCTTGGGAATCCTAGAATTCAGTTGTCACAGGGTTAAGGAACCATGCTTGTGTGATGGTTCCAAGGATAATGAAGTCATTGGAGATGAGAGTTATAAGACATGGTGAAATTATGAAAGTTTGATCATTTTGCTTTCTATTTGATATCCATCATCGAAATGACAATTTTGCTTAGAATGGGATGTTTTCATGGGAATTTTCAACAAATTGTGCCTTTAGTATGCTTTCTATgtttattatctgtttgtttATTATGCAGCAATTCTCAAATTTTGGGAAATGTATTTGGGTTTTCCCGTATTTACaggtggtattctgatagccatggtttagttaaaccCGGGTTTACTTAGACCACACTCTTATGGAATACCAGTTGTCAACTCATTCATCagttaaaaattattcttattctGCTGCAAAAAGTTGTCAAAAAATAATTGAGTTGTGAATTGGGAAGAATAGTTAACTACCAAAATGTTAagaattttgatgaattaattGATACATTATGATTGCCATGAACTTGGAAGAAGTATAATGAAGCACTCCATAGCAGTGTGGTCTGAAATTGTAGTTTAGACCAGGGTTAAACCTAGGTTAAATTATCAGAATACAACACATTGAGTTCACCCAAAGACAACCGAGAAAAGCCTCTGTTGTCTGTTTTACTGAGCTTTCTGCTATTTTAAAACGTTTTTACATTGATAAACTTTTGTTTGGACATAGATACCAGTATGACTGGAAGATAGAGGAAGCTCGGAAGAACATACTGAGAACACATACCACTGCTGTCAGTACAAGGATGCTGTATAAACTAGGACAACAGGTAATATCAGCATGTGGACAGTCATTGTTTGGGTTCTTTGTATGTGTTTATTCAATGCAAAACTGCTTTTACCTGCTGAATGTATATGGTTACTCAAGGATTTAAGGGATCAAATCCACATTTCCTGGAAATGTAGTGTGTGTAGTTGTAAGAGGAGGATGTAGTTGTTGGTGATGCTGATGAGGAGGAGGTtgtggttgtggtgatgataaagagatgatgatgatgatgatgatgctgatgaggAGGAGGTtgtggttgtggtgatgataaagagatgatgatgatgatgatgatgatgatgatgatgatgatgctgatgaggAGGAGGTTGTGGTGATGATaaagagatgatgatgatgatgatgatgatggtgatgatgagcaTGATGTGGAgggttgtggcccagtggattagtcttctgactttgaaacagagggtcatggatttgaatcccagccatggcataatttccttcagcaagaaatttatccacattgtgctgcactcaacccaggtgaggcgaatgggtacccggcaggattaattccttgaatgcatgagcgctgaaaggcagcttgagctaaagccggggtaataataataacaacgcgcctcggaatagaatatttctagatagatggcgctatataaatgcctattattattattattacgatgctgatgatgatgatgattttagtggtggtgatgggggtgatgatgatgaagacgatgatggtgatgatgatgatgatgatgatgattttagtggtggtgatggggaTGATTTGGAATTGTGATATTGGttgtgttggtgatgatgatgttgatgattaaaATGACTATGATTCTGATGTTGAtgcattaaaatattttcatatcattatcGTACAGGAGACATTCACACCAGTAAAGTACTTCTCAATCGATCGAGTCTTCAGGAACGAGAGTTTGGATGCCACCCATTTAGCTGAGTTCCATCAGGTCGAAGGACTAGTTGCCGATTATAATTTAACTCTAGGTGACCTGATTGGCGTCATTTATGAGTTTTTCAAGAAACTAggtaaaatattatataaatttgttttgaaatggTGTTAATAATAATGCTAGTGGCACCATGACATGGAAATATGCTATTTCATGCATGGGgctattttgaattttactgATTGTAATACTTACATTTTGTATCAAGCCGAAATAGGGAGACTTTTGCAACATTATCATTTCTTAGCACTGTAAAtctttttaattgattaatgttCTTTATGGATTGGTTCATACAGAATGTCAGCATGGACTCTTTGACGAGATATAGCCAATTACCATTGCTACCACTTCTGTTATTGATGGTGCTATTGCTCAGttcaattgaaataatttgcactcataaaaaagaagagtaaaaaacatttaaaaactgCATTTACAGGGACCTGTTACCGAAAGAGatgcaatcaaacacaacttcATTATCAACCAATGAAATGCAAGTATCAGGGACTTGCGCTTGAATTATTTACGTGTGTTTAAATGCATCTCTTTCTGAAACAGGCCCCAAATCAAAATTGTATGGCAGATGTGAGGAACAGATGGGGACAGTTTCTGCTGCCactactatacatgtacatacaaatcTACAAGGCTCTAATATTTACACAGACAAATTTGTCtaaattttgaatgatttcatATGAAGGTGATTGAGTAGGAGCTCTTGTTTCTATTGTCATTCAAAATAATCTAACCTTCCGTtagtaaatttgtttaaaagtgTAGGGGTTTCACGGTACAagtggaacattttttttttaacgattaATTGCATTGACTGCAATGTAAAATTAATGTAAAATCAATCGTAAGATCAATTACTAACCTTAACGTTACGGGACCCTGAAGACAATAataacacacttgtcgaaacgtcaaGTTTGGGGCGGGGGACCTGTACAGGACCATCACATGctcacaaaagaatacatggtgttcTGTGAAACCTCTACactcattttcctttctttctttgccatggaaacctttagAAGTTGCAAGTTACTTACGTGCTCTTTTTTCTGTGTAGGCATGTACAAGTTGCGTTTCAAGCCGGCCTTCAACCCCTACACAGAGCCCAGCATGGAGATCTTCGGCTACCATGAAGGACTGAAGAAGTGGGTGGAGCTTGGTAACTCGGGAGTCTTCAGACCGGAGATGCTGCTTCCAATGGGTCTACCGGAGGATGTGGTAGTCATCGCGTGGGGGCTGTCATTAGAAAGGTATGATTTCACAGCTGCCTGGGGGAGTTTCACAAAAGTCATGCTTAGGGCAGACATGCATATATGTAACGCGCAAACTTATTGATTAATATGCTTTAGCGCGCATCCTTTTAGCACGATTTAACTTATGTGGTGATACAttttatcatccccccccccccttcccacccTTGGTATTAGAAACCACCGTGAGTTTGTGCTgctcttttctttctatttttgtgTGCTGTGAAACTGCCCACCTGAAATCTTTCATGGTTTTTCATCATTGGGGCCCGGTCTTGCTAAGGTTACATAGATTTGCATCAGTGTCAAATGTGATTGAAAAAATTTTGTGTATTTGAGAGATCAGAAGTTTAGATTAATCGCAACATAATTGAGCTTGATTTTTAATCTATGGCAACCCTTTGTAAGTTGGGATCCTGATTCAGCATTTTTTTACCATGGGATAATCTTTATTTAGAATGTATGAGTAcagataatattgataatagaaGATAGTAATAAGACAGTTCTTTtaaagggcaattccatgaaataatcaaTCTTTACTCAAGTGAAATTTTTTAGCCTTGATGAATTAACAGAAAACATAGACATATCAgttctgggccctgttgcataaaaagtTACTATCCAGTGGTAACTTTCTTGGAATCTTTGATTCTGATTGTCTGTTGATAATTGTTTCCATAGTAATTACAATTGGATGGCAAAGCTACATGTACCATGATTGTAACTACTCAGTATTATGTAACAGGGCCTAGGAAGATCCCAACATATGGTTTCAGACGTACATGATTTATGAAAATGCCCCAATACTAGTCTACATTTGATCTACTTATGCTGTTCTTCTCTCTCTTACTTGCAGACCAACCATGATCAAGTATGGAATGGACAACATCCGCGACCTCTTCGGACCTCGGGTCAACCTACAGATGGTGTATGATAATCCTATATGTAGACtagataaataagtaaataaaatatatagtaCAATTATAAACATCCTTACAGAAAGATGATACTTCTTCCATTGTATTTTGTGTAGAACGTGAAAAGAAGCTATTCCTTTTGTTTTCAGTGTTGTAAATCTCAACTCGAGGGGCCTGTTAACACAAAGCCTAGCAATCAttgtagaaaaatatatttatgattgattgcattgactacaatgtacaatcagtcgTGAAAGATCAAGCGTAAGATctatcgctaacctttgtgttattgGTCCCAAGAGAGCATTACATGAAGAGATTTTACCACTGATTTTCACCGACAACTGTTATTAGCTAttgaaaatccttgcatctgattggctaagagcaagttagtgagtgaaaatcactgacacgACTCCATGGAATGCTCCCTAGCTTTGGAGCAAGAAAATTTCCATGAAACTGAATAAACGTACTGGTAGATTATAATTTTATCTGCCTTGTACAGGGGGGGGCATCAttgtctagtggttatgactctcgtctttcaatctg contains:
- the LOC129270967 gene encoding phenylalanine--tRNA ligase alpha subunit-like, which produces MSAGWLEVNKKCQGGPRVLRKVSSIEDKVQLQLQRIRQGNVETITDKERAELKKRKLITEVTRNTFLIKKGEEFSTKIQKPETDLTPDMIMKGTWKDHKFKDYNFEALGVTIPSGHLHPLLKVRSQFRQIFLEMGFTEMPTNNFIESSFWNFDALFQPQQHPARDSHDTFFIKDPANATQFPMDYLERVKTVHSKGGYGSQGYQYDWKIEEARKNILRTHTTAVSTRMLYKLGQQETFTPVKYFSIDRVFRNESLDATHLAEFHQVEGLVADYNLTLGDLIGVIYEFFKKLGMYKLRFKPAFNPYTEPSMEIFGYHEGLKKWVELGNSGVFRPEMLLPMGLPEDVVVIAWGLSLERPTMIKYGMDNIRDLFGPRVNLQMVYDNPICRLDK